gtatcttgattaatagtaacaaaagtaatataaaaataatgtaatgggtATAATGAGCGTTCTAATTGGAAATCGTAGCGCACGGCGGTAACACTTGCATcgtttcaatataaacattattgttacagttctaaaaagaaGTCGCGTTCGAGCGCCAACGACGAGGCAGGCGCGACCGCAACGTATTCATCGAGGTATGTAACAAAACCTAATTTTCTACATATTTTgtctacattattaattttataaataggaaAGATTTGATTGTCAAATTGTGTATTTGGATCGAATGGACTCCGAAACTTACTGGAtcgatttgaaaaattctttcaccattagaatcttacattatttctgatgaacatAGGCTACTcgtatacctatgtattttgTTCACCCGAGCACCCGTGCGACGCCGGGGCGGACAGCTGGTTCAATAATTGTGTAGATATCTTTATTACACTCCATAATTCAGTATACACATTACGAACAATATCATTATGATGAACATAGTTCAAAATAAGGTGACGGAGACGTTTGTGCAGCTATTCCTTTGTTCCTTTAaacctatataaattattacttattcgtaTTTTTCGGTTTCCAGTACTGGCCCTGGAGGACTCTTCGGGTTTGAGACGGGAGCAACTTCGGGGACGTCGAAGTCTGCAGTGCTGCAGACTTATTTGACCAGCCGCGTCCCCAACGGTCGAGTGCGCCGGGAGCTCGTCAACCAGTCTGGCGAGTACTATATAGAGTTCCGGGTGTATAACACCGAGAAAGCTGTTGCCTCTAAACCAGATCAGCGGTGGAAAGAGGCTGAAGTTACTCTTAAAGTAAAGTTAGATCGGGGGACTCCGCAGTGGGAGAAAATGCAATCGTTTATGCAGcggattcataatttatttgaagattGTGAGCCCGTCTTCATAAGcgaatagtaataagtacctactactcaGGTACTTATTACAACCTTTTCTCTCACTGCTGCTGTTCATTGATATAACTTCACTTTAAGATACTTAGTAGTTTTTTTCCACTGAATTTTCAACCAAATacctatgaaattataattgtaaatcatacattcattgtgtatattgcaattttatgtcGTTAGCGTATGAAAGGCGAGgcattttctttgtatatttaaagtatACTTATCAAAAATGGTGTTTTGTACAGTTTGTAAAGTCTCTGTAGATCGTGTTCATTGGGTGGGGCATTTACGAAGCActaaccataaaaataaaaatatttctccttTTAGCGACGGGATTGAATTAATTGAGTCCGCATTTCGCAACCGAATAGCTTCATACAGAATATTATCACCAGATTTGGATGGTCATAATTCTTTAGATCGGTTTCttgatgatataaaaaataaaatcaaaacattaattGATTTGTCTCTCAAGGAAAATGACTGTATAAAactcaattttgaacattttgctgtttttcttttagtaaaaaatgattctcaggaaataaagtcttttggaactaaaaattatactctctataaaaattatgactttgatagtttaatgaacaaagtgaaaattagtttgatgagaaaaaaatgtgaatttcaAGAACGTGATAGTGGTTGGACCTTCTTACATAATTCCCATTtagaattgaatattaataaatatcaaccATTAAGAGGGTCAGGTCACATTGATTTGCCTGCACCAATCAAAGCCAGAAAAGCGtgtgtaaacataaaaaacgaagacagtttttgctttttgtggtCAGTTACAGCTGCTTTATACCCAGTTAAATCTCATCCTGATAGAGTATCGTCATATCCTAATTTCAAAGACGTTTTAAATGTAGAGGATATATCGTTTCcagttactttttcagacatagctaaatttgaaattaacaaccctcaaatatgtatttttgtttacggtttaaaagataataatacagtTATCGGCCCTCTTTACAAATCTgaaccattaaataaaaaagtaattcacCTACTGTACCTACAGGAAGGTAATATGTCACATTACTGTTTAATCAAGGATTTACCGCGACTAGTTAGAAGTCAAATTTCTAAACATCAtggtaaattgtatttttgcgaacattgtttgttatttttcaactCGACCGATCAGTTAAGTTCTCATAGTTGTGGAGGTGTAGCTACTAAATTACCCCCAAAAGGGTCCTTTATAGAGTTCAAAAATtataacagaaaacaaaatgttcctTTTGTTGTTTATGCAGATTTTAAGTCAATGCTCGTACCCTACGAGACTTGTGAAAATGGTCCTATCAAGTCAAGCACAGTGACTCATCAGCAGCACGTGCCCGTAGCTTTTGCTAATCATCTTGTTTGTACTGTAGATGAACGATATAATCACATTACATCGTACCGAGGACAAGATTGTGTTGACAAATTTGTTGATTCAATTTGCAACGATGCAAAAAGGAGAAGCGCAGTATTAAGTAATAGTGTACCTATGGATTTTACAGAAAGTGATGCGTTAAACTTTGAAAATGTCGAAACTTGTCACATATGCGAGCGTTTATTGGTTATGGATAAAGTTAGAGACCATTGTCACGTAACTGGTAAATACCGCGGTGCGGCTTACAGTCAATGTAATTTGCACTTTCAAGTGCCCAAATTCTTACCTGTTTTCTTTCATAATCTTTCAGGTTATGACTGTCATCTTTTTATTAAGGAGCTTGCTAAAGTTCCTGGACCCATCAAGGTCATACCTAAAACCAAAGAAAATTATTCTTTCACGAAATTTGTGTCTATATCCGATACCGATAGCTTTCAGATACGATTTGTAGATTCCTTTAAGTTTTTGGGAACTAGCTTAGAAAAACTAACCCCGACTTTAAAAAACGATGAATTTAGATACGTAAAATCTTACTATCCCGATGAAAAACACTTTAATTTGCTTACTCGAAAGGGCGTATACCCTTACGATTATATGTGTAACTGGGAACGATATAAAGAAAAGTGTTTGCCTCCCAAAGACTGTTTTTACAATTCTCTTACCAATGAACCGATCTCAGATGAGGATTATGGGCACGCTCAATCAGTGtggttaaaattttaattaaccaATATGGGTGAATATACTGATTTGTACTTGATAACAGATGTACTTTTGTTGACAGATATCTATGAAAATTTCCGACTTacatgtaaacaatattactaactCGATCCTGCATTCTATCTTACGGCTCCGAGTCTATCATTTGATGCAATGCTCCTTAAAACAGGCGTTCGTTTAGAACTTGTAACTGATTTAGAAATTTACCGTATGATACAGCAAGGTATACGCGGTGGCGTTTGCATGTGTTCTAAACGACATGTTAAAGCAAATCATAAATATCTGGAAACATTTGATCCATCTCACCCAAGTACATATTGTTTACTTTGACTGTAACAATTTATATGGATACAGTGTGTGCCAAACATTACCACATTCAAACTTCAGATTTGTGAACGATTCTGAATTAAAAACTTTAGAgtcgaatattttaaatattatggatgACTCTGAAAATGGTTTTATTCTTGAGGTGGACTTATCGTACCCTTCACATTAACATGATGAACATAATGATTTTCCATTTTGTCCTGAAAAAATTATTTCACCCAGAggaaaatcgaaaaaattaatacctaatttgtatgataaatacaattatgttattcATTACGTACATCTAAAAAAATGCTTAGAACATGGCTTGGTGTTGAAAAAGATTCATAGAGCTATAACATTTAATcaaagtaactttttaaaaaaatacatagatctCAACACCCAACTTCGCCAGAAAGCACAGTCTACTTTtgaacaagatttttttaaattattaaacaacagCATATTTGGAAAAACTTTGGAGAACACAGAACAACGAGTAGATGTACGATTGGTTAATAAGTGGTCAGACAAAAATAATCTAACTAAAAAATGTACTGGCGCAGAGACCTTAATAGCAAGTCCCAATTTCCATAGTGCTTCAATATTCTCTGAGAATTTGGTAGCTATACAGATGAAACATTCACAGATTGTGCTTGACAAACCAATTTATATTGGTTTTGCTGTACTTGAACTCTCAAAAAGTCATATGTACGATTTCcattactcaaaaataaaaccattttatggAAACCGCATTAAGTTGTGCTATACCGATACTGATAGCTTCGTATATAATGTGCATACAGATGACATTTACCAAGATTTGAAGACtaacttcttaaaatattttgacacaaGCAATTACAACCCAAAAAATTAATTTGGTTTacctattgttaataaaaagattCCTGGTTTATTCAAGGACGAAATGGGTGGACAAATAATTAGAGAGTTTGTAGGATTAAGGTCAAAGCTTTACTGTATTAAaaccttaaacaaaacaataaaaaaggcgaagggtaccaaaaaaaatgtaattaatggtttgagcgtatcagactataaacatgtgttataCAATGGTGatgttgtttacaaaaaaaaatgttctatttaaatcaattaaacatgaaattttcactcaaaaagtaaataaaatagctctttCTAGCAACGATGATAAGCGATTGTTAGAATCTGACAAAGTGACTACCCTTGCTTGGGGTCATAAATCAATTTTTGGCTGTACTGCTCAAGGTGATTCTTTCAAGGTCAATTGTTCTTCGCAGTGGGAGGAATTGTAGTCGTTTATGTAGCAGATTCATAATCTATTCGAAGATTGCAAGCTCGTTTTTAAgagagaaaagtaaaaatacctaTGTAACAATTACCCCTGAAAGAATCATCCTTAAAACTCtttgtttgtaaatacttaggttagtatactttatgttgtaagtaggtacctataaacataaaaatataatataagatgatgacgattgttatataaaaagttagcagcagtggagaaaataaataagaatatgatatacataacataatagttTCATTTATTCATACCTACCAAATCACCAGACAGGTAACTTAGACCTTCGTCACACTTGATGGAAATTAAGTCGTGGATCTTCCGCAACGGAACGccgatacaaatatttgtataaaaattacaaatagcagGCACACACAGGCAGGTTATTTACCGCAACGGAAGTTCGGCGTCGGAATTTCCGCCAAGTGTGGCGAAGGTCTTACTGTTTCAACGAGTACCGACATGTTGGATACCTAAGTATACTATATTGTCTTGCACAATCATTGAAATTAATCACCGTAGATTCAAAATTTATAGGATAAAAAGTAGCCTTTGCGTTAATGCGGTAGCTATGTGATATATCTAGCTACCAAATTTCATCCGTTCAGCTCTTTAGGGGTTTCGCATTTTTATAACATTAGtgtgatgaaataagtactagataaatacttcctttaattataatcgcTAGTCTCCATTTTTCATGTTTAAACTTGTTAACGTGAAATACAACGCGACAATGAAAACCTAAGCGATTTTGAGTGTGCACGTGCGGTAACATGAGAAGGCGCATATGTGCGGGGCAACGCGGCGACCGCGACGTtgcatcataatttatttcatttctatttCGCTTCTCGTTAGTGCAACACCTTCGAAAATGTCCGCGTCCATGCCGAAAATGAGTTTTCTCGCTATAGTGGGGGATGAAGTCCCAAAATTTACAGTATCAATACAAATTCATCGTCTTCGCCGAGATGGAGATAAGATCAAAGAAAAAACTCTTGTGAGAAGTATATACGGCGCGCATGATAAAGAAGATCGAGTGCTGGCATCCGCGCTGTACTCATGTTACCTGATGTCAAAGGAGCTGGGTGAACAAGTTGAAACTTGTAGCTTAAATAAGTATGAACAGGTAATATTCGtttattgtgttattgtgtgcataaactacctattactttattttatatgtgttgaGGGGTATAGTCTAATCTGTCATTGTATTTTCAGTTACTCCTGGACAAAGACGTAGACACCGTTGACggttaaaaatcatcatcataatttcgAAGGTGTAGCACTAAAAGCGGTGCCTGCTAAGTACTTTGGTAAGTACtgtggtttattttataaataaaatcaaatgtttgtattttattttatacataaattaatgtgatacgttttattgtttcagaacaTGTCGAATAATTTAACAAACGTTAACGAAGATGATTTATTCTACCCTTACGCGCAAGATCCGCTTGCTGACTTCGATGAAAGGTATCCTGTTCAAGCGACTACCACAAAATCGACGGCGCCTCATGATAACAAGAGTCAAAAGCTGAAaagtgataagaagaagaagaggaagataaTTAAATCTAAAGTTAAATGCGGAAAATGGAAGCAGTCATCGTCATTTGTGCATAATCGGAACGCGGAGAAAGCCACCAAGTTAATTAAAATTAGCATAGTGGATTTAGGTGCttcaaatacaagtgaaaatcaagaaaaaagtgatGTTTTAGTGAAAGCCCAATATGTGGTAAAAGATAGTTATGATGATATATTGGGACAGactgaatcagaatcagaatcagaatcagaaatcatttatcaAATCAATCATTTATCATTTATTAATCATTTAGTCTCTGACTAATGTCAGAGTACTACAAGCTATGGAAACATTTAATGTATATAGTAGAAATAGTTAATATGGTAactgttatttcaaaataaaaatatatttttttatctattgtactttaaacagttttatgaacttaataaataaaatgtgtttttcaaatttcgttgttttactagaaaaccgttaaatgaaacaaaatcataaatcaatattttactttttatttaaataaatcaaataagtacatattattttcgaaataccatttttttacacatacCACACTTTTTATAGCACACTTTTTTGAATGATTTACACAtgtcatagaattatttttatcatagataTCACACAGTTTCATAAAATTAGGACATCCTTTAGAACCAATATCTATTACCGTGCACGTAGGACACAATTAATTAATCCATTTCACTTTTTCTAAGCccttagtaattatttttctgttattcAAATATGGTACAATTATACGTTTAAATTCACGGTAGTCAATGAAACCTTCACTCCAGTAAATCCCATGATTTGCCTCTAGCCATCGTActtgtttttttcttgttttgttaaataattaaaaggattAGGGGGTTTAACTAAAAACATTACTGTATATTCAGCATAATGCTATAGCCAATTCCTTCACAATAAAATCGTTCTTAACTTTAAACCCCAAAAGATCGACGATCACAATGTCGTTCATGatagtttttttactatattactcaAAGGCTTGTATTCAATGATACTATCGTTTAATATGAGGCAATAAGCAGATGTTCCGTCAGGTATAATTTCGTCACTTTCTATCTCAACCCGAACGTCCACGGATCCTGTTTTTAGATTGTCGACTTGGCGTGAGCAGTCAATGACGAAGAGAGGAGCTATCTCTTTAAACTCTTTAGCACTTAGCAAAGGATCTGCTCGCCGTCCGTAATAAGACTGTTGGAATCTCACATATTGTTCAtataataaagcaattttataaccggcaaaatcaacatttatattttcGTACGGAAAGTAAGTAGAAGTAACAGTGGTCAAATCTAGACATATCTgcatttgcattattttttcttttcgtttgCAATCCTATAATTACATATCTTGGTTTTTCAATTTGAGAAGACGTTTTTATAGACCAGGTATGCTTTGTAGTCTGTGGAAGTAAAGGATATTCGTACAAATCCCAATTCCTAAATACTAATTGAATTCCACGATCTTTTTCCAAgagtttcaataaattaatcttTTCTATATCAGAAACTTTTACATGAGGGACACGCCATACTATTTTATCAATGTGAACATTTTCAACGTATTCACCCGTATTAAGTTTCACTGCGTTGAGATTCGTATTACTTCGCAACAGAATTAGTTCATGTTTACagttaataattacttttttataatcttcCGCGAAGCCAAGAATATGAGTAAGAGGAATGGAAACTGAAAAACGtccattgtttacatttttagtaCCATTAATATCCCAGCCCCATACTTTAGACACACGTGAATCGCTTTGATTCATAGATAGTAAAGCTTTAATTGTAGTTGTAATTCCCGCGTTTTTAACTCTATCGATCTCTACTCCATTGAGTTCATACCTAATATCTTGGAATAAGTACAGTAAAGCATTGTTTGTAAATTCAATACTTGATGCCGATATCGGTTCTGGTGTGCCAGGCTTCAGAACGTTTACAACCCCTTCCAAATACAAAGTGCTTGCTGAtggtaaaatacataaatcttGCTGGTTTATAGGTATTCGAATTTCATCATTCCTGTTGAAACTTGTTATATATGGTTTGTAGGAATGGTATTCGACACCATCTATTGTGTTGTCGTAAGCAGGCTTTGAAGAAATgtctaaaatattcattttaacaaCCCAATTGCTTTTAAAAAGTCCTTGTTTTCTTTAGTTAACTTTGCCTTCTTCTTGGCTGTATCTTTGCAGATAGTTCGGCGATGACTGATGTTTTTAGTTTGTTGTGTAGTGTATTTATTATAGTCGATCATTTTTTCTTAAGATGTAAATACAGCTGTACTTCTTCACCACGTAAGTTGATAGGATTGTTGGAagtatctaataattttatatgtatgcAGCTGATACTTTTTTGGTTGACGgggaaataaataatgtttttaggaACTTCTACTATTCTGTATCCAGGAGGCACATTAAGAGCAAATTCATGTATAATGTGACTAGGTTCTCCATTAATATATGATCCGCTTACTAAATCACATTCAACTCTTACCACCGTTGTTGACAGAATGTCGACTGGGTGTTTAGAGGTGTGCATTATATTTGCTTTTAGAACGTGTGCTCCAAATCCTAGCAACTTACCAATCGaattttctttatcaaaatgtatatcttttgtacaaaaaattGAGGTTTGTagagtattattattacactgcAGATTAAAGGCAGAtgcttttattttctccttcaAGTAATCATTTACCTATGTCTTGTAGCTCGTATGCTCCTTCAGGtatttcaattaattcattATCACCATATATAAATCGGTTGTTTCTTTTATCGATATTAGGAATCGAATTAAATGTAGATAAATACAACAAAGCGCACTCATATTCACCGTCTAGCTGTATTGCAGGTGAATAATAAGTCGATAAAGCTGATGAGTTACCAGTAATTGACAGTGTGAAGGACATTttactattaacataaaataaaacaatgttccatgttatatatatttattccaaAAGTCAACTAAATATGCCAAACACAAATGACCACAATTTACACTATTGAAATTCTGATatctattgtaattataatatatgttacatttctttaaatactttattagttCTAGTGGAGGCTTAAGATCCCCATAGCTATTGAAAtattcacaatatttatttatttttacataagcaaCCCAGTGAGTTCCTACATTTTCTGAATtgtctaaattaataattccacattaatttttttttggcattttaggCAACCTATCTTTCATATAAACAGCACGAAAATAAGGAATATTTTTGGCATACTTCATAATATCAATATTTGTTAATGCTCGATTAGGTAGCTCTTTCATCAAGATTTGGTACATTTTATGAATAATCCGTTTCCTTTCTTGTAAGGTTTCATGTATAAACCTTTACCGATTGCAACCGATTCCATCACCTTATTATGACGTTCTGTTTCACGCAAGTTCTGTTGAGCGGTTTTATAGTCATTTACAGTTTTAGCAACACCAGCTGCACCGCCTGCTAAAGCGCCTAAGGCTGATAAGCCAGCAAATATTGGAATTAATGGTAAAATTCCTCCTGTTTTCGGTATAGGTATAACACGTGGTAAacgaattttatgtttatgattattaaagattttttttgcagctaaatatgcatattttaccactgacttattatttttaggttTCAGTTTCTTGATGTGTGACTTTATTCGAGAAACTAAACCTTTAAAACTTGTGATACCAGATcccgtttttaattttgttttcataacttTACTGACCAGCCATGATGCGAGTTTTTCACCCTTCCCAGCGTTTTTTGCTTTGAGTCGTGCTTTAGCCATATTTAAAAGTTGTAAATCTGCTTGATGACGATTATGTAAATCACTATAATTCGAGTATGCTATGTCGTGGCGTTTGCAGGCTTCGTCAAGTTCATTAACACCTATATCACCTCGCAATAATCGTTCTTTTAACCTAGTCCCGGGTCCGCAATAGTTGTAACCTGGTAGGTGTAACTCAAacggtaaattatttattaaactatttattagtCCTCCTCCTTGCATGGGTACAAACATAATGAAAATAGATAGAGATAACTGTTCCATTTATTGAACAATCTCTTTTTTGTTAACCCAACTATTCTCTTCCTGTGATAAACCTAACCATTTCACATATAGTTGATTTCCTCTTTTCTTAATAACTTTTTCAATCAAATATACATCAGGATAAGcagttttttgtaattcgtgttcatAAAAGCCTCCCAATATTTCGTTACTTTTTTGATCTTCAATTTGATAAGTGACTGGCTTcgtatttacacattttttaataCGAAATATCTCTGTAGACCAGTTAGGTGTATATCCTTTGCTAaaac
The Pectinophora gossypiella chromosome 2, ilPecGoss1.1, whole genome shotgun sequence genome window above contains:
- the LOC126373957 gene encoding uncharacterized protein LOC126373957, with protein sequence MYYVGVFYIINLHNILNTMYLTDFLIFRSNYEYSSGSDSQLPLAPTSALKVLKKKPASKRKPAESTPTPTSSKKKSRSSANDEAGATATYSSSTGPGGLFGFETGATSGTSKSAVLQTYLTSRVPNGRVRRELVNQSGEYYIEFRVYNTEKAVASKPDQRWKEAEVTLKVKLDRGTPQWEKMQSFMQRIHNLFEDCEPVFISE